A window of Rhizobium sp. CC-YZS058 genomic DNA:
CCGGCGAAACCCGCCGCGTGCCCGCAATCACGGTCGAGCTCACAGGTCCCTCCGGGCTGATGCGCGTCCAGGGGCAACTGGCCGGGATCGGCCCTTTGGCACCCGGCGAGAGCCGGCGGTTTACCGCGCGTCTTCCGCATTCCGGCGGGTCCTTGCCGCAGGTCGAGGTTTCCTTCGCGCCCACGGGTGCGTCCGCGCGCTGACTGTGCTAACGGCAGGTCTCACCGCATCGCCGCTTGTCCGGCCGGTGCGCCTTCGCCGTCTCTTTCCGGAGAAACCGTTGCCATGCCCGTCGTCCGTGGAAAAACCATCGAACCGCTGTTCACTGCTGAAGTCATCGCGCAGCGGAATCGGGAAATGGCGGAGACGATCGCCCGCGGCAGCAACGACGACCTGCTCGTCATCTCGGTGCTCAAGGGCTCCTTCATCTTCGCAGCCGATCTCATCCGCGCCATGCACGACGCCGGGCTCGCGCCCGAGGTCGAGTTCATCACCCTGTCGAGCTACGGCACGGGCACGGTCTCGCGCGGGGTCAAGATCATCAAGGATATCGACAGCAATGTCGCCGGTCGCGACGTTCTGCTGATCGACGACATCCTCGAATCCGGGCGCACCCTGCGTTTTGCCCGCGATCTCATGCTGGAACGCGGCGCCAAGTCCGTCTCCATCGCCGTGCTTCTCGACAAGAAGGTCAAACGCGAGGTGGATTTCGAAGCCGACCACATCGGCTTCGAATGCCCCGACCACTTCGTCGTCGGCTACGGCATGGACGTGGCCTATGCGTTTCGAGAGTTGCCGTTTGTGGGGGTGGTGGTTGGGGAGTGAGAATTGTAGTGATCAGTGATCAGTGATCAGTGATTAGTTTTTAGTTTTGGTAGTTAGTGATTGGCAAGGCTTGACGGCGGTTGTGCGGCTGGCAGCCTGCTCACTGCTCACTGCTCACTGCTCACTGCTCACTGCTCACTGCTCACTGCTCACTGCACCCCCTTTTACCTTTTCCCAACGAAACTCTGATCATGTCCTGCCCGAACGGCCGCGTTGCGGCGTGCGGGCAAGGAGGCCATGATGGCGAGAATTCTGGTGACGGAAGACGAGGATTCGCTCCGGCGCTTCGTGGCGCGGGCGCTGCAGATGGACGGACACGAGGTGGCGCAGGCTGCCGACGGGGCCGATGGCCTGGCCCAGCTCCAGGAAGGGCCCTTCGATCTCCTGCTGTCGGATATCCGTATGCCGGTCATGGACGGCATCGCGCTCGCCCACCAGGCCGCCGACGCCTTTCCCGCCCTGAAGATTCTTCTGATGACCGGCTATGCCGAGCAGCGGGAACGGGCGGATGACCTCGCCGGCAAGATCGTCGACGTCGTCTCCAAGCCCTTCAGCCTCCCGGATATTCGCCGCGCTGTGGCAACCGCGCTGGCGGCGTAAGGGCCGGGCTCCCCCGATTGGGCCGCTTATCGCGCGGCGGCCGAGACCCCCTCTGGCCTGCCTGCCCCCATAAGGGAGGGAGAACGTGGGCGACTGCTCGGACACGACAAGCCATCGCGCGGAATTCTTCTAGTTAAAGCGCAAGGTCAGCGCGCCTCTGCCTCCATCTCAGCAGCACTTGGCCCAATGGCTGGGCGATCGCGCGCCTCTTGGTCTCTCCCCCCTTGTGTGGGAGATGGGCGGCGGGCCAGAGGGGGTCTTTCCTTGGCGCTCACGGCATATCGAGCAGGCGTTCCAGATATTGCCGTTCGAGCTCGGGTGAGCTGTTGGTGCCGAGGCGGCGGCGGATTTCTTCGAGGATCTGGCGGGCGCGCTGCGTGTCGATCTCGTCCGGCACCTTGACCTGATCGCCGAAGTCCGGGCCGACATTCTGCTGGCGACGGCCAAGCGGGTCGCGGCCGTTCTGGCCATATTGCGGCACGCCCTGGCCGGGTCCTTGCCCTGGGCCCTGGCCTTGCCCCATCTGGTTCATCATCTCCTGCGCGCCCTCACGCAGCGCCTGCAGCGCGCGTCCCTGGCTGCCGACCGCCTGGTCGCCCTGGCCCTGGCCGAGCTGGCCGGTCGCGCCGCGCATTTCCTTGCCGGCCTCGCCAAAACCCTTACCGGGCTTGGCGCCCATGCCTTCCAGACCCTTCTGCAGCTCGCTCAGCTGCTGTTCCAGCTGTTTCTGGCGGCTCTGCAGGTCCTTGAGCGCCTGGCGGAGTTCTTCTTCCGTCATCTGCTGCATCGGATCATTGGCATCTGCCTGGTCCTGCGGCTGGCTCTGGCCCGGCTCCTGCGGCATCGGCTGGTCGAACAGGGGGTCGGTGCCGAGCGGGTCGCCGCGTTGCATCCGGTCGCGCAGCGCCTGGTCGGTGCGGAAGGTTTCTTCCATCAGCTTCTGCTGCTGCTGCATCAGCTCGCCCAGCTTGTCCATCTGCTGGCGCATGGCGCTGTTGTCCTGGCCGTTCTGCATCTGCGGCTGGCGGCCGGCCTGGAGATTGTTCATCATCCGCTGCATCTCGGACAGCATCTGGCGCGCCTGGTCCTTCGAGCCCGATTTCGCCAGGTTTTCGATCTGGTCCATCATCTTCTGCAGGTCGCGGCTGGTCAGGCTGTTTTCGGGTGCCTGGCGCTGCGCCATTTGCGGGTTCTTCATCGCCTGCTCGGCCAGCGCCTGCATAAAGGCCTGCATGGCGTCGCGCAGCTCCTTCATCAACTTGGAAATTTCCTCGTCCGATGCATTGCGCTCCAGCGCGTCGGACAGCTTCTGCTGCGCGTCGCGAAGCTGCTTTTCGGCAAGCGACAGATTGCCGTCCTCGATGCCGAGCGCGATTTCCCAGAGGTAGTCGGCCGTTCCACGCAGCATGTCGTCGCCGCGCGCCGTCTCCATCCGGCCCTTGGCCGATTGCAGCAGCAGGTAGTGCGTCAGGTTCGGAATATTCTCTTCCGGCCGAAGCGTGATCGCCTCGTTCAGCTCGATCGCCCGATCGACGCGGTTCGCGTCGAGCGCAAAGACCTGGCGCTCCTCGGCTACCGCTCCGGCCAGAGGCTCGAAGAAGCGGCGGGCGGGGAGGATCATCTCCTGCGGCTGGCTGCGGCCCTCCTGACCGGCGGCATCGCGGGCGACCAGCGTGATCCGGACGCGCTTGCCGGCCAACGGATGTTCAGAAAGATTGCGGCTGGCGACGGCCTTTGCGTCCTTGGCGTTGCGGCGCGGCAGATCCAGCCGGTATTCCGGCGCGGGATAGAGCGGCCGGGCATCGGCGGCCGGAGTGTCGATGGGCACGATCTCGGCAAAGGCCTCAGTCAGTCCGTAGTCGTCCTTGGCGATGAAGGGGACTTCAAGCGCCGCATTGACCGTGGCACGCGGGCCGCCGTCAAAGGCGATCTCCGGCACGGCATCCGGGATCACGGCAAAGTGCCAGCGCTCGGTGCCGACCGTCAGCGTGCCGTCCCGGGTGATCTTGGCGAGGTGCGTCGTGGCCTTTCCGGGCGCCGTCGCCGTTTGCTCGCTGGGCGCGGCAGCAGGTTCGCCGCTCACGTCCTTTGGCGCGCTTGCCTTTCCGTCCGCTTCGCTCTTGGCGTCTTCGACCGGTATTTCGACCGCTGCCGCATCGCCATCGGCCTGGTAGGAGACGGCTGTCGGTGCTGCGCCGCCGGTGATGCGCACGGTCAGGTCGCTGAATTGGGGAACGCGCAGAGCGCTGCCCTGCATGTCCTCGCCGGCCGTATTCGGACGCGCGGTCAGAAAGAGC
This region includes:
- the hpt gene encoding hypoxanthine phosphoribosyltransferase: MPVVRGKTIEPLFTAEVIAQRNREMAETIARGSNDDLLVISVLKGSFIFAADLIRAMHDAGLAPEVEFITLSSYGTGTVSRGVKIIKDIDSNVAGRDVLLIDDILESGRTLRFARDLMLERGAKSVSIAVLLDKKVKREVDFEADHIGFECPDHFVVGYGMDVAYAFRELPFVGVVVGE
- a CDS encoding TIGR02302 family protein; this encodes MSESLARSLAAKRTAACLILIAERIAPRLLLPVSVLLLFLSAAWFGLFRLLPFAAHAALLSLFGLAFLAALIPLFRLRLPAREEADRMLEARNALPHQAIGVQQDRPATDGAFGAALWAEHQARMARTIESLRTGVPQPDIARFDRQGLRAVPVLLVAVAFAYSYSNRAGLISDAVHLPVAAGPLGPDVRIDAWVTPPGYTGRAPLFLTARPNTAGEDMQGSALRVPQFSDLTVRITGGAAPTAVSYQADGDAAAVEIPVEDAKSEADGKASAPKDVSGEPAAAPSEQTATAPGKATTHLAKITRDGTLTVGTERWHFAVIPDAVPEIAFDGGPRATVNAALEVPFIAKDDYGLTEAFAEIVPIDTPAADARPLYPAPEYRLDLPRRNAKDAKAVASRNLSEHPLAGKRVRITLVARDAAGQEGRSQPQEMILPARRFFEPLAGAVAEERQVFALDANRVDRAIELNEAITLRPEENIPNLTHYLLLQSAKGRMETARGDDMLRGTADYLWEIALGIEDGNLSLAEKQLRDAQQKLSDALERNASDEEISKLMKELRDAMQAFMQALAEQAMKNPQMAQRQAPENSLTSRDLQKMMDQIENLAKSGSKDQARQMLSEMQRMMNNLQAGRQPQMQNGQDNSAMRQQMDKLGELMQQQQKLMEETFRTDQALRDRMQRGDPLGTDPLFDQPMPQEPGQSQPQDQADANDPMQQMTEEELRQALKDLQSRQKQLEQQLSELQKGLEGMGAKPGKGFGEAGKEMRGATGQLGQGQGDQAVGSQGRALQALREGAQEMMNQMGQGQGPGQGPGQGVPQYGQNGRDPLGRRQQNVGPDFGDQVKVPDEIDTQRARQILEEIRRRLGTNSSPELERQYLERLLDMP
- a CDS encoding response regulator — translated: MARILVTEDEDSLRRFVARALQMDGHEVAQAADGADGLAQLQEGPFDLLLSDIRMPVMDGIALAHQAADAFPALKILLMTGYAEQRERADDLAGKIVDVVSKPFSLPDIRRAVATALAA